Part of the Quercus lobata isolate SW786 chromosome 6, ValleyOak3.0 Primary Assembly, whole genome shotgun sequence genome, TTCTCCGTTTGCTTTTAAGGTTAGTGTCTTGGTTAAGATCCTAattatgcttctttttttttttgaagattaaGTTTGTTGATggattaatttgaattttagggCTTATGGTTGTCCTTCTTTTTTGCCGATGTGATCACTTTGAGTTTgggattttgtttgtttcttcacttggtaaaatgaaaattcacattttgatttgggttttattcctcctttatttttaaagaaaaaaaaaattaaaagaaaagaactttGAAGTGGGAATGGCTTTAGATTTGCGATTTATATGTTGCATAATTgcattatatttaatttaattttggctATGACCTGCTTGCAAATGATGATTATGAGCTAATTAGTCATAATAAAGCAACAACAGTTACTTTGAGAATAGAAGCAgttgattttggctaaaaatctTAGTTGGTTTGTGTAATACAAGGAGGTTCAGTTTAGATGTGTGAGAACTGGGAAGGTTTGTGATTGCAACGATTTTTTCCTTGTCTCTCCATATTACATTTTGAGGTATTGTGTGTATCTGTGATGCATAAATAAGTATCATTTTTGTCAATTAGCTCTAGCTTAGATCACACTTCCTCCCCTTGtagaaccaaagtggacggTGAGTTTGTGAGTTCAGGACTTATTGGGTGTGTGTGTAATTAACAATTTGGGATgaaaagaagtagaagaagagaaTAAGTGTCATTTACAGTCTTGAACAAACTTCTTCTGATCTATTATGCATGTAATATGTTTAGTCAGTTATCATATTTGGTTATAatacttttttggttttttttttttttttgttttatgggtGGACAATGCAGTCCTTGTGAAGCTTGTGAGCATTGTAAATATGTATAGATAATGCATTTTTAAGGGCTCATTGTAAGAATTATGTTTGTTTAGTTGAAGAGGCTGAATGCTTTCAGTGTGGATAAGCATAGATTTTCCAGAATAGGTGTACAGTTACATTTCAACTGTTTTTACCAGATAAGATATGCATTCCattattcatccaaaaaaaggCAGGAAGAAACAAAGATAGACCTTCTTTTGCAAGATGGAAACTTTGATGTATGGTGTTCAACCTATTAGGACCTTTGTCTGCTTCATCTTGCTTGGTTGGGCTAGCTGGCGTGTTGTTAACTACTGTGTCTGAGCTTCATAGCTTTGTAATGAATTATTATTCTTATCTTCAAGGATCCTATAAGAATCTCCATGTAGTCAGTCAATTGGAATTCTCATGTTCATTTCTGCATAATTTTGACAGGGGATGGCTGCAGAGAATGTTATTGACTTGTCAAATTTGAAGTCTCAGCTAAGCCAAACACATGAAGAGTGGAAGCACGAAATGGAAAGGAGCCAGTCCCAAGTGGATGTCTTGCAAACAAAAATTATGGAGGTAAAAATATCTATACAGGGGTCTGAGGAAGATGCAAAGAAGGAGTTAGAGGTTCTTTGGCGGAGAGTTAAAACTACTGCAACACTTTTAACTTACTTGAAATCAAAGGCACGACTCATGGCTGTTCCCCATTTAGCCCATACATCATGTGGCATCAAACAATTAGAAGGGGTAGGGTTTATTGACAAAAATGGTACACCATTGTCTGGCTGGACTAGGAATATTGATCTTTCTTCATTTGACGGTCCAGATGAAGATACATTGATTGGAATTAGTGGGAAACATGTTTCACTGGATGAACAAGATGCAACATACACTGGTGAAATACTCAAGTCTGTGCAGATGGTTACAGATGTAATGGAAGCTCTTGTTAAAAGGGTTATATTAGCAGAATCTGAAACTGTAATTGAGAAGGAGAAGGTAACTTTTGGCCAGGAAGAAATTAAACGGAAGTCAATCCAAATTGAGAACATGTCTTTGAAATTAGAGGAGATGGAACGTTTTGCTCTAGGTACAAATAGCATACTGAATGAAATGCGGCAGAGAGTTGAGGATTTGGTTGAAGAAACATCTAGACAGAGGCAGCGAGCTGCAGAAAATGAACAGGAGCTTTGTCGTGTGAAAAGAGACTTTGAGTCTCTAAAATCATATGTTAGCAGTCtcatcactgtgagagaaaCACTTCTTTCATCAGAGAAGCAGTTTCAAACTATTGAGAAGCTGTTTGAACGGTTAGTATgctttttaaaacataaaaaaagggtatgtttttactttttaggtATCTCCAATGTATAAGATGCTTTGGTCACATCCTTTTCGTGATTGTCAAGAGTTTACTAGATATTATTTGGTTGGCTGTGTAAAGTGTTTTATTACACTTTCTTATGCATTTCTGCAATTCATTAGCTTTCTGTTTTGTTGATGCTTGCATCTTCTGTGTTTCTGTCTTGTGTAATTTGTCACATATTAGCACGCTACAATGTTAAAGTTATTAACCTTATTTCTTAGTTGGACAGGCATCTctttggttttaaaattttacattagCGTCCAGATTTTGGAACTTCTGGAGCTATTTAGTAGGTaatcaaatgaaaaaatgtgtgaaattGGTACCATTGGATTTATGATTAGTGCCAAATAGATAATTTGTGAGATTAGTACATTTAAGTAATATGTCTCATATTAGTGCACTACAATGTTAAGGTAATTAAACTTATTTCTTAGTTGGAGAGGCATCTCTTTGGTTTTAAAGATTTACTTTAGCGTCCAGATTTTGAAACTTCTGGAGCTATTTGGCAGGTaatcaaatgaaaaaatgtgTTGGATTGGTTACTGTTAATATGATCAGTTCTTTATGATGACAATTTAGAAACTCGCTTTATAGGTTTTTTGGCTTCTTCATTTTGATAGCCGGGTAGACATCGTACTAGCACAATAATGCATTGAAAAAACAGTGCTTAATCATAACTCTTTGATTTGAAGGAGAATTTCATCCCTCAAACATGAAACCATTCCTTATGCTGTATCTTATTTCTGTTGTTTTTCTCTATTAGCAAGTAGCAAATTATTACTGAATCAATATCACTGTTCACTTTGTGTTTGGGAAGAGATGGCTAGAATAAATTATTTACTAATACACTTCTTTTCTTCGTCTCTCCTCTCTTTCGAAACATAGGGTCAGGCAGACAGGTTGGTAGATGTTCTGATtgactttttttaattgtctatcagattaaaatttttataaaggtTGTTAGACTCTGTTTAGATCTTGGAAAAGttgaaagaaagggaaaaagatCACACAAAATGATTAATGAAGAAAGTTGACTGGAAGCCAGTCTCACATTTTGAGTTGCCAACCCAGAATAGTTTGAGTAacgaaaataaaattgtaaaaatatatgaaaaaatgaagtttatttGTTAAGCAGAAATTGGTTTCCTCTCCTTTTTGTCTGCTTTCCCAATACAGTTGGACCATATCTAAAATCCCCAACCTTTAGGCTCAGCAAGCTTGTTGATATCTTTGCCTGGTATGGAAAATTTGCTTCCCTTGATAATGCCGGTGATTTGCATTGTCTGTGTagctaaatcaatttttctattctttcccgttgctatatttttaaatttttggtggTTTTATTATCTGATGTTGCCATGAAGCAGGCTAGTTGCAAAGACAACACAGTTAGAGGGTGAGAAGATGCAGAAAGAGACTGAAGTGCAGAAACTTATGGAAGAGAATGTGAGGTTAAGTGCTCTTCTTGACAAGAAAGAGGCTCAGCTTTTGGCCATGAATGAACAGTGCAAGGTAATGGCCTTGAGTGCTTCGAATATCTAATTTGGTAGGCTGCTCTTGTTCGACTGCCTGTTGGCTTGCCATGCAAGGTGGTTTGATTCTTACCCTCCTGCTGACCTACCATGGAGTCTGAAAATCAGCAGCACTGGATCAGAGCTCTTTCTGGGATCCTTTCTTCCATACGTAACTTTGTGAAAAGCCCTGTGAGCTTAGCATCCAgtgctcttttcttttatcaGTTGGTACTGCACACTGTTGTTAAATTGAACCCAGAAAGTAATTTTAATTGGAAAGAAAACTTGGTGTTTTGTTCATCAAGTAGCCAAGATGTGCTAAAATTAATGATGTAAATGGTTGTGATTGCAGTTTGTACTTTCAATGTTTGCATTGCGATTTCATCAGTTCTTTGTTTCACAGTTTATGATACTCTTGGTCAAGCTGCCACCTTCAAAGCTGTTGACCAAATAACAGTTTcagggtcttttttttttttttttttttttttttttttttttttttttttttgagaaacacagTTTCAGGGTTTTATCTTGATATTTTGGCCAGTattagtataaaaaattaatgaccaGGTTAAGTCCACGTTGACCCTAGCATCTCAAAGGGAATATTTAGTATTTCTGCTAAAATATAAGGAGaatctttttggttttgggttatGACACATTATCGCTAAGGATTGAGGACTAATGCCATTAACTTGCTAATGTGATTTTTGTGTACAAAAATTCAGGAAATCAAATGAATAGCTCTTTGGCGGAAAATTAAAAATGCCTCATATTTTGAAACTGTGATTGATATTGTAAAAGGGATGACTCTTGAGTTTGATCACCAGATTCACCCACCTCCAGTTATATAGAAATAAGTTTGGTTGAGAACTCTTTAGTTTCATAATCACCTCAGCTTAGATGGTAGTAAGTTTGGTTAACGACTCTTGAGTTTAATCATCACCTCCATTTATCTGTTAAAAAGTTTGGTTATGTTAAATCCCTTAATTATGGTATAGTTATGTTCCTAGACTATAAAACTGAGTAGTCTCTCCCTAAACTATTGATAATAAGCATTTTGCTCATTGTATGTTAggaattttgttaaaatcaacggggaattaaattttttaaaataaaaaaaattgacgtTTCTGTTAGATTTACTGAAACCCTTGCAACGAGGTAATGTGCAAAACAGCAATGCAAAATaattgtatatagttagttaggcaacgtttgaaacaataaaggaaactaatatctcgagttttagaaactcgagatccatattacaAACAGGCCACatggatctcgagtctttaagactcgagttttatgcgaaaaaaatttcacctatagtggcgtttttaagcctttcagtgacgttttaaaaccctatagcggcgttttcctgaaaatttttttttcataagtacAGATTtatggagtcctatagtggcgtttttaagccctatagtgacgttttatagacctatagcgtttttaatcaatttatcgaattcgagtctttaaaactcgattttcaatttacttaatttttttcgAGTCTTTTACTcgattttcaatttaatttttttccactttagactaatccacttacaaattgagatttaaaaactcgatttttatcttggaattcgagttttagacactcgagatgctagtttttaatattgttttgaaaGGTGACAattaactatattttttaatatttattgttatttagaaaaaaaattccccttGCAACAGTAGGCAAAATAGTCACATCCGATTTAAGATACCGTACAATACCTTTTCCTTGGGGTGCCATTACCCCTCGTTCTTACACAAAAAGCATTAacttctttacttttttatttttcactgttTTACCTTTTAAAGTTACTTCTTAAACTTTTAATCTCAGTTATTGAGAACAATTGCCCCATTTGCACGTAATAATATTGCACGTAATCTTAATCCGTCATGTCCAATAGTTAAGGGGAACACTacccaattttaaagtttataaaatattataatagcaCCATAATTAAGGGAAAGTGCAATTAGCgtaaactttaaagtttaaatagaagcaaataaatttaaactatGTTTTCATTTCAGTCTAGTGTATTATATATAGGgaagaaataaattaatcaaatattttgtGAGCAAGATAAAGCTTGTTTGGCgcgcacaaaaaaaaaaaccg contains:
- the LOC115994908 gene encoding uncharacterized protein LOC115994908, whose product is MAAENVIDLSNLKSQLSQTHEEWKHEMERSQSQVDVLQTKIMEVKISIQGSEEDAKKELEVLWRRVKTTATLLTYLKSKARLMAVPHLAHTSCGIKQLEGVGFIDKNGTPLSGWTRNIDLSSFDGPDEDTLIGISGKHVSLDEQDATYTGEILKSVQMVTDVMEALVKRVILAESETVIEKEKVTFGQEEIKRKSIQIENMSLKLEEMERFALGTNSILNEMRQRVEDLVEETSRQRQRAAENEQELCRVKRDFESLKSYVSSLITVRETLLSSEKQFQTIEKLFERLVAKTTQLEGEKMQKETEVQKLMEENVRLSALLDKKEAQLLAMNEQCKVMALSASNI